The nucleotide window CCCCAGAATCGCCGATGCGGCCATACTGGCGGCGCTATCAACGGTGCGATTTAATATCCGCTCGGACTCAGACAGAGGCTTGAGACGCTTGTCCTCTTTCTCGTTGTCATCGCCCATCCGCGGATCGATATTGCCGCCCAGTTGCCGCACCAGTATCTCCGCCAGACCAAAGCCTTTGTTTTCGGCTATCTCCTTGGTCAGCTGGGTATCGCCCATCTGTTGATAAAACTCGACCTGAGAGCTGTTGAAGTAGCTGTCATCGGCAAAGCTGGCATTGGCTTCGCGCATACTCTTGACCAGCATATTCAGAAACAGCTGCTCAAACTGTTCCGCCACCGCCTGCAAAGCAGCAGGGTCTTTATTCTGTGCCTGCTGGCGTAGCTTATTCATCTCACCCAGTTCGGTGTACAGCTGAGCATGTTGAGTCGGATCTGTTTTCATCATCGGCCTCAGATTACAATCAGTTCAGCTTTCAGGGCACCGGCCTGTCGCAGTGCTTCCAGAATAGCCATAAGGTCTCCGGGGGCGGCCCCCACCTGGTTAACCGCTTCGACAATATCCTGCAAGGAGGCACCCGGTGAAAACTCAAACATGTGACCGCTGCCCGCATCGACCTCGATACCCGTCCGGGGAGTCACAACGGTGTCACCTTCCGCCAGAGCATTCGGCTGACTCACATTGAGATCCTCGGTAATCGCCACGGTCATGCCCCCGTGGGTTATCGCCACTGGCGAAACCCTGACATTCTGACCGATGATTATAGTGCCGGTACGTGAGTTAATAATCACTTTCGCCACCTCCTGCGCCGGCTGGACCTCAAGATTCTCTAATACAGAGAGAAATGAAACCCGCTGATCCGGATCGCGCGGAGCCGATACCCGGATAGAGGTCGCATCCATCGCCTTCGCCATGCCCGGACCAAGCAAACTGTTAATTTGTTCAGCCACCCGCCGGGCGGTAGTAAAGTCCGCAAAGTTCAGGTTGAGCACCAGGCTGTCCCCCTGTGCAAATGCATTGGGTACGGTTCGTTCCACTGATGCTCCACCCGGAATACGTCCGACACTGGGGACATTCAGCGATAACCGGGAACCATCCGATCCCTGTACACCAAACCCTGACACCACCAGATTTCCCTGAGCGATGGCATAAATCTGTCCGTCGGCACCTTTCAGAGGAGCCATAATCAGACTGCCGCCCCGCAGGCTTTTCGCATCACCGATGGTCGAAACCGTCACATCGATCACCTGTCCCGGCTTGGCAAAGGGCGGCAGATCGGCATGCACTGCAACCGCAGCAATATTCTTCGACTTAGGATCGATATTGGGCGGAATCGCCACACCAAAGTTATTCAACATGTTGCGGAAGGTGGCTGAGGTGAAAGAGGTTTTATCACCGGTTCCGTCCAGTCCCACCACCAGACCATACCCCACCAGTTGGTTACTGCGCACACCGGCAACCGACGTCAGGTCTTTTATTCTTTCGGCATTCACAGCGCTACTGAACAGCACTGCTGTAAAAGCGATCAGCCAGAAACGTTTCATCATATTCTCCGCTTCACCTGCTCAGAAGGGCCACAATGGACCGATAAAGAACTTTGACAACCAGCCCATGGAGTTGGAGTCATTCAGTGCACCGGAGCCACTATAGGTGATCCGTGCATCCGCCAGTTGAGTTGAGTAAACGGTATTGCTGGTAGAGATATCCTGTGGCCGGATCATACCGCTGACACGGATATATTCATCCCCCTGATTCAGGGTCAGCCATTTCTCACCCTTGACTATCATCAGTCCATTCGGCATGACCTCATGCACGGTGACGGTAATATTGCCATCCAGGCTGTTACTCATGTCGGATTTACCCTCGCCATCAAACTCGGTCTCGGAGTCACCGGTACTGAAACTCAGCGGCTTACCAAACACCCTCGGCTGGATACCAAAAATCGTGGGTGAAGCCAGCGTCTGTGAATTCGATTTATCCACAGACGTCTTATTGCTTTTTGAAGAGGAGGTACTTTCCTGCAGCACAACGGTAATAATATCGCCGACCCGGTGCGCCCGCCCATCGCCATAAAGACTGTTACTGGTGGCGGCATTGAATATTGAACCGGTAACCTCCCGGGGCGCCTGCATCGCTTGCGGGCGCACCGGCGCAAAATGGGGACTGTCCGGTTTCGGTGACGTGCTGACACATCCTCCCAACATCAGGGTTGCAGCAAAGACCACTAGCAGCTGTTTCATCGCTTACCTCCTCAACTCAGAGTTACAGATTCTGTGTCACGTAGGACAACATCTGATCTGCGGTTGAGATCACTTTCGAATTCATTTCATAGGCGCGCTGGGTGGTAATCATATTCACCAGCTCTTCCACTGCATTCACATTTGACCCTTCCAGCATCCCCTGCCTTAACTGACCGGTGCCGCCCTCCCCCGGATTAGACAGTACCGCATTACCGCTGGCAGCGGTTTCAAGATAGAGATTCTGGCCATAGGATTGCAGCCCCTGCGGATTAGCGAAATCTGCCAACTGCAACTGACCAATTTGTTGCGGGTTTACATCGCCCTGAACAACCACGCTGACAATGCCATCATTGCTCACCGTCATGGACTGTACCCCGGTGGGCAACGTCAGTCCCGGGTCCAACAGATAACCTTCTGAATTAACAATTTCACTATCTGCGTTCAGCTGAAACTGACCGTGACGGGTATAACCGGTATCACCGTTCGGCAAGGTAACCTGCCAAAAGCCCCGCCCCTGAATAGAGATATCAAAAGACTCACCGGTGGTCTGCAGCTCGCCTTCCTGAAACAGTTTCTGAGTGCCGGCAACCCGCACACCCGAGCCAAGCTGCAAGCCTGAAGGCAGTTGCGACTCTTCAGCGGTCTGCGCACCAG belongs to Amphritea atlantica and includes:
- the flgG gene encoding flagellar basal-body rod protein FlgG, whose amino-acid sequence is MHGALFVAKTGLSAQDTSLKVISNNLANVSTVGFKKDRAVFEDLMYQIQRQPGAQTAEESQLPSGLQLGSGVRVAGTQKLFQEGELQTTGESFDISIQGRGFWQVTLPNGDTGYTRHGQFQLNADSEIVNSEGYLLDPGLTLPTGVQSMTVSNDGIVSVVVQGDVNPQQIGQLQLADFANPQGLQSYGQNLYLETAASGNAVLSNPGEGGTGQLRQGMLEGSNVNAVEELVNMITTQRAYEMNSKVISTADQMLSYVTQNL
- the flgH gene encoding flagellar basal body L-ring protein FlgH, whose amino-acid sequence is MKQLLVVFAATLMLGGCVSTSPKPDSPHFAPVRPQAMQAPREVTGSIFNAATSNSLYGDGRAHRVGDIITVVLQESTSSSKSNKTSVDKSNSQTLASPTIFGIQPRVFGKPLSFSTGDSETEFDGEGKSDMSNSLDGNITVTVHEVMPNGLMIVKGEKWLTLNQGDEYIRVSGMIRPQDISTSNTVYSTQLADARITYSGSGALNDSNSMGWLSKFFIGPLWPF
- a CDS encoding flagellar basal body P-ring protein FlgI; its protein translation is MKRFWLIAFTAVLFSSAVNAERIKDLTSVAGVRSNQLVGYGLVVGLDGTGDKTSFTSATFRNMLNNFGVAIPPNIDPKSKNIAAVAVHADLPPFAKPGQVIDVTVSTIGDAKSLRGGSLIMAPLKGADGQIYAIAQGNLVVSGFGVQGSDGSRLSLNVPSVGRIPGGASVERTVPNAFAQGDSLVLNLNFADFTTARRVAEQINSLLGPGMAKAMDATSIRVSAPRDPDQRVSFLSVLENLEVQPAQEVAKVIINSRTGTIIIGQNVRVSPVAITHGGMTVAITEDLNVSQPNALAEGDTVVTPRTGIEVDAGSGHMFEFSPGASLQDIVEAVNQVGAAPGDLMAILEALRQAGALKAELIVI